In the archaeon BMS3Bbin15 genome, TTGAAGAAGGGGCTGATTAAGCCCCTTATCTTCTCAGAGGAAGATATGATGGAAACAGACAATATACTGGTTGAAAAGCTTCTGAATTCAATTAAATGCTCAAATGGTTTACTCAGTCCCTATGTGGAGGTACCCTTTCCATGGGAAGAATTATAAGATTTATTGATATCCCGGAAAGATTTAATATTATAGAAGTAGAGTATCCCACAGGCATTCTAAAGGAAGCCTCAAATACAAAAGATACCAGAACTTTTGTATTCACATCAATTCTGGCTGCTTTTGGGAGGTGTGCAGATGCTTGAGGCAGATTTTGAAAAGAACTTCAGAGGGTTCAGTCTGAATATGAACTTCAAAGTTGAAAGAGAGGTGCTTGTACTTCTGGGCAAAAATGGTTCAGGTAAGACTTCGACACTAAGGGCTGTGGCAGGTCTTCTCAAGCCCGACGCAGGTTCAATTAAAATTCAGGGTTCACCAGTTTATGAGTCATGGTCCAGGATAAATCTATCACCTCAGGATAGAGGTGTCGGTTATGTTTTTCAGGACCTTGCTCTTTTTACTCACATGACAGTGTATGATAATGTAGCATTCGGTCTTCTGGCAAGAGGTCTGAAAAAGTCTGAAATTTCTACAAAAGTCGAAGAGGTTCTGGAGGAATTTGAGCTTTTAAAGTTCAGGGATATAAAGCCTTCACGCCTATCTGGAGGTCAGAAACAGAAGGTTGCACTGGCAAGAACTCTAATCACAAGACCAAAAGTGCTTCTTCTTGATGAACCTTTTTCATCCCTTGACCCTGAAACAAAGGATGAAATGAGAAGAGAAGTCAGGGATATCCTTAAAGTACATCCTATACCAACAGTTCTTGTAACCCATGACCACATGGATGCCATTGCCCTTGGCAGTAGAGTTGCATTTATGGAAAAAGGTAAGATTGTTTTTTCTGAAGAGATATATAGTTTCAAAAGGAGGTTAGAAGATTGGAATGGTTCTTACAGTGCCCCCACAATCCTGGAATAGATAAAAAACCGGTTATATTTGACACAACTCTGAGGGATGGCGAGCAGACACCGGGGGTCAGCTTTTCTCCGGAGATGAAGCTGGAGATTGCAGGTAAACTCAGTGCTCTTGGAATAAAAGAGATTGAGGCTGGTTTTCCTGTAGTTTCACGAGGTGAGTTCAAGGCTTTGAGGATGATTTCAAGGGAGGGACTATCTGCCAGAATCTTTGCTCTTTCAAGAGCGATAGTTTCAGACGTTGAGTTAGCTGTCGATGCTGGAGTAGATGGTATATCTCTCTTTACATCTATAAGCCCTGTGCATCTGAAGTACAAGATGAGGCATACAAAAGAAGAGGTGGTTGAAAATGCTCTTGAAGCTCTTGAATTTGCCAAGGACCATAATCTTTTTGTTTCCTTCTCCAGCGAGGATGCTACAAGAACACCTCTCGGAGAGCTATTTACTCTTTATAAAATGGCAGAAGAGAGAGGAGCAGATAGAGTACATATCTCTGATACTGTGGGCGTTGCAACACCCCAGGCATATCAGCATATTGTTGAGTTCTTCAGGAGAGTTATGAAGAAGGATACACAGATTGGCGTTCATACTCACAATGACTTTGGCCTTGCAACAGCCAATGCTCTTGCAGGTGTGGTGGCAGGTGCAGACATGGTCTCGGTTACAGTTAATGGGATTGGAGAGCGCTCCGGTAACGCTTCTCTCCAGGAAGTTGCACTGGCTCTGGAAGTTCTGTATGGAACCGAATCCATAGTTGATAAAAGTAGAATTCTGTTGCTTTCTCGCCTTGTGGAGAAATACTCGGCTATAAGAATTCCTGAAAATAAGCCAATTATTGGTAAAAATGCCTTCAGGCATGAATCTGGTGTACATGTGGATGCTGTCTTAAAAAATCCTCTGACTTATGAACCGTTCCTGCCAGAGGTTATAGGTCAGAAAAGGGAAATAGTTATAGGCAAACATTCTGGAAAACATGCCATTAAAAATAAGCTTTCTGAAATGGGTTTATACAGTAAGGAATATTCAGAATTGCTCGGAGAGATAAAGAGAATTGGCGACAAAGGATATGGTATAAGTGAAGATGACATTGAAGCGCTGATGAAAGGATAGTATGATAATAACCCTGTGGTGATGCTTTACGAATCATGTAATCCGTTTAATGTGTCACAGCGATATTACAGAGCTTCTCGAATTTGCAAATAAAGAGGGCTGGGTAAGTGACGCACAGGAATATGAGTTTCTGCTTGGCAATAACCCTGAAGGCTGCTTTACCTTAGAATTCGGTGGAGAAGTTGCAGGTGGTATTACCACCATACTATACAATCACAGCGCCTGGATTGGCAACTTTATAGTTAGAGAAGAGTTGAGAAACAGAGGATTTGGAACTGAACTTTTTATTAAAGCACTTAACTTTCTTGAAATGAGAGTAAGAACAATTTACCTTACAGCTTCACCCCGTGCTACAAGCCTGTACACACGTTCCGGATTTTCTCAGATTATGCGTATAAACAGGTGGAGGTACAGAGGTGAAAACACTCGAAAAATGGAGGATTACATCTCAACCCCGTCTGATACTAAAGAAGCCCTGACTATGGACAATCTCTCATGGAAGGATGACCGTTCCGTATTGCTTGAGTATAATTTTAATAAGTCCAGAATATTCTTAAACCGTTTGCCTGATGGCTTCCTTGTGATTATCAGAATTGCCGGGGTTGATATAATCGCTCCATGGGAGGTAAGGGAAGGTAACCATAAGACAGCAGAATCACTCCTAAGTGATGCAATGTATTTTATTGAAAACAGAAGTGTAATGCTTGATGTACCTGAGAATAATCATTATGCAGAAAATCTGCTGAAAGAATATGGTTTTTATATTTCTGGCCATACCTGGTTTATGGTAAAAGGAAAATTACCTGGTATAAATTTTGATAATATATTCGCTATGGCAAGCCTAGGTTCTATAGGATAAGTCGTGAAGAATGCTGATAATGTTGCAGAACAATATTTGAAACAGCAAGAACAGGAAAAGTTGGTGACGGCAAGATATTCACTCTTGGTGTAGAAAAAATCATCAGAGTTTGAGGTGATATGTCATGATGAGAATAGAGACAGTTATAAGACCAGATAAAAAATGGAAGGTTAGGGATGCTCTTACAGAGGCAGGCTATCCATTCACAAAGTACGACAGCGAGGGCATTGGCTCCCAGCTTGGTATCAAAGAGATTGAGGGTAAGCCTTACAGGTTCGAATTTCTTGAGAAGGTGACTTTCGTGTGTGTTGTGAAGGATGAGGAAGTGGACAGAGTATGTGACCTTATTGCTGAAGCTGCCCACACAGGCAGGCCAGGTGATGGCAAAATTTTTATCAGCAGAATTGAAGACGTAAGGAAAATAAGAGATATGAAAAGGTAATACACCATCTCTGGATTTTTTACTTTATTCTACCAGAAAGATATTGAAACTACTTTTCTATTTTTGTTATTCAGCTTTCTAATTCTCTCTATTGTATAATCCATTTTAATATATAAAAGAAAAAACCGGAAGAAATAATGATGAAGATAATAAAACTGTGTAATAGAAGAAACCTTTAAATACTAACCTTTTGTAAAATATCTGTATAACTATCAGATAAGTATTTAAATCCCCCTATTACACATATATTATTAAACGTTAGATTTGATGAGCGGTAGCTTTCTTATGGAGCTTGGAATATGAAAGATGAAGACACTATCCCGTTGATTACCAGAGCCACTGAACTGCTGGATGAGATATCATCAACCTTCAGGGTTAATCTGGATAGTCTGAAGAAGGATAAGAGATATTTTGAAGAGCTCTATCTTAACCTTAAACACAATCTTGAGGAGCTTAAGCGTCTGAAGGATGAGATGGAACAGCGTGGCTTTGACTCACCATATTTTGCTCTTGGTCTGAACCGCTTTGGAAGTCCATTTGAGAAAGGAAGCTACAGACGTGAGGATGTTGAGGACCAGAGAGATGTGGCAAGGCACAAGATGTTTTTCAGGACGACCGCAGCCTATAAAAAGGGCACTTTCGAACGTACTAAAGGTGCTATAGCTGCCCATAATATTGCTATTGGCCATCTTGAAGAGTTTGTTTCTTTCAAATGCTCCTGTGGCAAGGAGGCAAAGGGCAAGGACGCCACAAGGATAATCGAAGAGAGAGGTAGATTTGTATGCACCAAATGCAGGTCGCGTGAAATAAGTCTTGTACCCAATGAACAGGGGATTTATCGCCTTGAAATTCTCCCCTATCTCACCTATGGTGGTGAGTTTACAGTGGATATTGCCAATTTCACACCCACTGAGAGAATGGCATACAGAGAACTTGTGGAAATTGCAAGGGAGAAGAAGAAGGGGAAAATAAAGTCAGCCACTGTTACATTCAAAGCCAGTAAGAATGATAAGTGGGTAACTATGAGGGAACAGGTTGAAGTTGGAAAGGAAGGCAAACTGGATTATGAAGGCTATCTCAGAGCAAAGTATGGCAGGATTGTAGTCGAGCATGTTCGATATCATCATGAGCGCTCCATTCTCGTGAGTGGGCGCTATAACAGACAGGCTTTAGCAATAGCCTATACAAAAATTCTTAAGTACAGCAGAGACGAAATTCTTGATTATCTGCTTTCAAAAAGAGTTGATGTCAAGAAGCTCAGAGAGTATGAGGAACTCAAGCGCAAGTTTAATGCCAGACTTTACAATGCAGAAACCACACCTGCCTATGCCATTGATACAAGGATAATCGAAGAAAGGGAAGAGCTAATGCATGAATTTGATGAGGAGCTAAAGGCAAGGGGTTTAATGGATGAATATGGCAGTCTCATCAATACTCTTGACATTGCAATAAGCTACAGACAGGAAATCAGAAAGAATATGCTTATAAGGATTCCAAAGGCAATCTTTGGCTGGGATATCTTCAAGTTCCTTCTAATAAAACCCTACAGAGAAAGGAGATATGCCAGTATCTTCCCGGGTTTACAGCCCATACCAGAGGAAGACCAGCTTGAGCAGGCACTGAGTATTCTTGCAGAGGCAGACCTGCTCTATGCAATAAGGAAATTTATTGACCCGAAAGTTGTACCTGTAAAAGATGCATATAAGATTGTTTTCAAGAAGTTTGATATTGAAGATATCCTGCAGGATTATCTAAAAGTCACTTCCAGCAGGGCGGTCGGTGGTATAGCTCTATATCTCTACTCAGACTTTATGCTTGAGGCCGCCAGCGAGGTTGTGGCTGCAGAACCCAAGGACCTGAAAGAGGTGCTTAAAGTTGTAATACGCCTTGGCAGGCGTGATATCATACCAGAAGAAAAACTGGAAGGCATGGACGATATTAAATACATAAAGATATCTGAGAAAGCCAAACAGTTTCTTGAACTGGTGAGGTGATAATTATGAGTGAGATTGTAGTTCTCCGCTCAAGTCAGAAGGATGTTCTGATAGAGGAGATAAATGAAAAGCTGGATATCAACACAAAAAAGGTTCACCTGAGCATTCGTCCAACAATAAATATTCTTGCCTCCATTCTGACAGCGGCTCCAAATACGGATGTGATAACCTGTCCCCCCAGTCTATATGAAAGGACTCCAAAGAAAATCAAGAGCGCTCTGGAAAAGATAAATATAAGATTTGAGCCTCTTCTCCTGACTCCAGGAAGACCACGTTCTCATCCGAACTGGAAGATTCAGAAGGTTTATGAGCTTGAAGACCAGGGTTACTCAGCAAAGGAAATCAGTGAAAAACTTGATATACCCCTGACCACTGTTTACTATTACCTCAAGAAGGATGAAGATAGTAAATAGAAATTTTTTAAAACGATAGGAATTTGTAGCAGAGAAGGTGTGCCGCCGTAGCTCAGTAGGTAGAGCGCCTGGCTGTTAACCAGGTCGTCGTCAGTTCGAGTCTGTCCGGCGGCGTTCACTCCTTCATAAATATTTAACACGGTAGCTTTATATATGTAGAAACTAAATTTTGGCTGGATAGTCATATAATAAAATAATATAAATTATGAAAATCGGAGGAATTGCTGTGGCTAAAAGTAATGCCGAAGCTGAAGAAGAGTTCAAATATCTTGTAAGAATTGCAGGCACTGATATTAATGGTAAAAAGAAAGCTCCTGTTGGTCTTGCCTTAATTAAGGGTATAGGCATAAGAACAGGAGAAATCTGTTGTAGACTTGCAAAGGTAAATATTGAAAAGAGACTTGGAAATCTCACTGAAAAGGAAATTGAGAAGCTTAACAAGGTTGTAACACAGTTTCAGAAACAGAAAAATCTCCCCACCTGGCTCTTTAACAGACGCAAAGATTATGATACAGGTAAGGATATTCATATTATAGGGTCTGACCTTATGATGTCCCTGAGAGATGATTTTAACAGACTCAGAAAGATAAGAAGTTACCGTGGTATACGGCATGAACTTGGTCTACCAGTGAGAGGCCAGCGCACAAGGACAAGTTTCAGACGGGGTAAGAGTGTCGGTGTAAGAAGAAGGAAAGCGGGAGTAAGCAGGTGATTATATGGGCGACCCGAAGAGAATAAAACGAAAGTACGAAACCCCTTCCCATCCATGGCAGGCTGAAAGAATCCAGGAAGAGAAGAAGCTTCAGTCTGAGTATGGACTTAGAAATAAACAGGAGATATGGAAGGCTCAGGCTATGCTAAGAGGCTTCAGTAGGCAGGCCAGAGAACTTCTTGCTCAGATGTCAGACCAGTCAAAGAGGCAGGAGAGGCAATTGTTAGGCAAACTTGTCAGGCTGAATATTCTAAAAGAAGGTTCAACTCTCGATAATGTTCTCTCCCTTAATGTTAGAGATGTACTGAACAGAAGACTTCAAACTCTTGTTTATAAAAAGGGTTTATCCAATACTGTAAAACAGGCAAGGCAGTTTATTGTTCACGGACATATAACTATAAATGAAAGGAAGGTAAACTCACCCGGCTATATGGTGACTGGAAGCGAAGAGGAGAAGATAGAGGGTGTTGAGGACTCTGTGGCTGTGGCTGTTAAGATACAGGCAAAAGATGACAAAAATGCAGAGGAGGCTGCCTGATGGCAAAGAAAGAAGAACGCTGGGGAGTAGCCCATATATACTCTTCATTCAATAACACAATTATCCATATTACTGACTTAACAGGTGCTGAGACAGTATCAAGGTGGTCCGGTGGAAGAATAGTCAAGGCAAATAGAGATGAGTCTTCACCATATGCTGCCATGCAGGCAGCTATGAAGGTTGCTGAGGAGGCCATCGAAAAAGGTATTGTTGGAGTGCACATAAAAGTCAGAGCCCCTGGTGGCGGAAGGTCAATGAACCCTGGCCCAGGAGCACAGCCTGCCATAAGAGCTCTTGCCAGAGCAGGGCTAAGGATTGGCAGAATAGAGGATGTCACACCACTACCACATGATGGTACAAAGCGTCCAGGCGGAAATAGAGGAAGGAGGGTATAATGGAAATTTCCGTACTTTCAGGTAAGGATAACACATTGAAAGTTGTGCTGGAAAATGCAAAGCCCAGCGATGCCAATGCTCTGAGACGTATTATCCTTGGAGAAGTACCTGTTCTGGCAGTGGATGACGTTATTATTCACGAAAACTCCTCTCCTCTGTTTGACGAGGCTCTTGCCCATAGAATAGGGTTGATGCCTATCAGAGTTGATGCCATAGACCTTGACAGGTTTAACTTCAGAGAAGAATGTTCCTGCAAAGGCGAGGGCTGTGCTGAGTGTACAGTCAATTTTTCTCTTGATATTGAAGGGCCCATTACTGTATATTCTCATGACTTCAAGTCTGAAGACCCGGAGATAAAGCCAGTAGAAGGAATTCCAATAGTAAAGCTGGGAAAAAATCAGAAAGTTGTGCTGGAGAGTGAAGCAGTACTTGGAAGAGGCAGGGAACATGCCAAATGGCAGCCTGCTGTTGTGGGCTATAAGTATTATCCTGTGATTACAATA is a window encoding:
- the leuA_3 gene encoding 2-isopropylmalate synthase, producing MEWFLQCPHNPGIDKKPVIFDTTLRDGEQTPGVSFSPEMKLEIAGKLSALGIKEIEAGFPVVSRGEFKALRMISREGLSARIFALSRAIVSDVELAVDAGVDGISLFTSISPVHLKYKMRHTKEEVVENALEALEFAKDHNLFVSFSSEDATRTPLGELFTLYKMAEERGADRVHISDTVGVATPQAYQHIVEFFRRVMKKDTQIGVHTHNDFGLATANALAGVVAGADMVSVTVNGIGERSGNASLQEVALALEVLYGTESIVDKSRILLLSRLVEKYSAIRIPENKPIIGKNAFRHESGVHVDAVLKNPLTYEPFLPEVIGQKREIVIGKHSGKHAIKNKLSEMGLYSKEYSELLGEIKRIGDKGYGISEDDIEALMKG
- the rpsD gene encoding 30S ribosomal protein S4; the encoded protein is MGDPKRIKRKYETPSHPWQAERIQEEKKLQSEYGLRNKQEIWKAQAMLRGFSRQARELLAQMSDQSKRQERQLLGKLVRLNILKEGSTLDNVLSLNVRDVLNRRLQTLVYKKGLSNTVKQARQFIVHGHITINERKVNSPGYMVTGSEEEKIEGVEDSVAVAVKIQAKDDKNAEEAA
- a CDS encoding acetyltransferase (GNAT) family protein yields the protein MCHSDITELLEFANKEGWVSDAQEYEFLLGNNPEGCFTLEFGGEVAGGITTILYNHSAWIGNFIVREELRNRGFGTELFIKALNFLEMRVRTIYLTASPRATSLYTRSGFSQIMRINRWRYRGENTRKMEDYISTPSDTKEALTMDNLSWKDDRSVLLEYNFNKSRIFLNRLPDGFLVIIRIAGVDIIAPWEVREGNHKTAESLLSDAMYFIENRSVMLDVPENNHYAENLLKEYGFYISGHTWFMVKGKLPGINFDNIFAMASLGSIG
- the cysA_3 gene encoding sulfate/thiosulfate import ATP-binding protein CysA; this translates as MLEADFEKNFRGFSLNMNFKVEREVLVLLGKNGSGKTSTLRAVAGLLKPDAGSIKIQGSPVYESWSRINLSPQDRGVGYVFQDLALFTHMTVYDNVAFGLLARGLKKSEISTKVEEVLEEFELLKFRDIKPSRLSGGQKQKVALARTLITRPKVLLLDEPFSSLDPETKDEMRREVRDILKVHPIPTVLVTHDHMDAIALGSRVAFMEKGKIVFSEEIYSFKRRLEDWNGSYSAPTILE
- the glnB_4 gene encoding nitrogen regulatory protein P-II encodes the protein MMRIETVIRPDKKWKVRDALTEAGYPFTKYDSEGIGSQLGIKEIEGKPYRFEFLEKVTFVCVVKDEEVDRVCDLIAEAAHTGRPGDGKIFISRIEDVRKIRDMKR
- the rpsK gene encoding 30S ribosomal protein S11 → MAKKEERWGVAHIYSSFNNTIIHITDLTGAETVSRWSGGRIVKANRDESSPYAAMQAAMKVAEEAIEKGIVGVHIKVRAPGGGRSMNPGPGAQPAIRALARAGLRIGRIEDVTPLPHDGTKRPGGNRGRRV
- the rpsM gene encoding 30S ribosomal protein S13, with the protein product MKIGGIAVAKSNAEAEEEFKYLVRIAGTDINGKKKAPVGLALIKGIGIRTGEICCRLAKVNIEKRLGNLTEKEIEKLNKVVTQFQKQKNLPTWLFNRRKDYDTGKDIHIIGSDLMMSLRDDFNRLRKIRSYRGIRHELGLPVRGQRTRTSFRRGKSVGVRRRKAGVSR
- a CDS encoding DNA-directed RNA polymerase subunit D, which translates into the protein MEISVLSGKDNTLKVVLENAKPSDANALRRIILGEVPVLAVDDVIIHENSSPLFDEALAHRIGLMPIRVDAIDLDRFNFREECSCKGEGCAECTVNFSLDIEGPITVYSHDFKSEDPEIKPVEGIPIVKLGKNQKVVLESEAVLGRGREHAKWQPAVVGYKYYPVITINENCTGCKDCVEACPRDILTFEEGKVIVNNIENCSICKACADVCEDGTIVVKGDPTKFIFTIEGLGSIEPMEIFKRACDVIVEKTDKLYELIKP